In the Azospirillum humicireducens genome, AGACCGGTCAGCGCCGCCTTCACGTCGTCGATCACGTTGTAGATGATCGAGTAGTAGCGGATTTCGACGCCGTCGCGCTTGGCGAGGTCGCGGGCCTGCGGGTTGGCGCGGACGTTGAAGCCGATGATCATCGCGTTGGACGCATTGGCCAGCGTGATGTCGGACTCGTTGATCGCACCGACCGAGTTGTGCAGGACGCGGACCTTGACCTCGGTGTTCTCGGCCGTGAGCTTCTCCAGCGAGCTGGCGATGGCTTCGATCGAGCCCTGCACGTCGCCCTTGATGACGACCGGCAGTTCCTTGGCCTCGCCGGCCTGGATGCGGCTGAACATGTCCTGCAGCGAACCGCGGGCCGAGGCCGCCACCACCGCTTCGCGCTTCTTGCGCTGGCGGAACTCGGCGATCTCGCGGGCACGGGCTTCGGACTCGACGACGGTGAAGTCGTCGCCGGCCATCGGCGTGCCGTTCAGGCCCAGGACCTCGACGGGGACGGCCGGGGCCGCCTCGTTGACGGTCTGGCCGCGGTCGTTGATCAGGGCGCGGACGCGGCCCCACTCGGCGCCGGTGACGAACACGTCGCCGACCTTCAGCGTGCCGCGCTGGACCAGCACGGTGGCGACCGAACCACGGCCACGCTCCAGCTTCGCCTCGATGACGACGCCTTCGGCGGCACGCTCGGGGTTGGCCCGCAGCTCCAGGATTTCGGCCTGGAGGAGGATGGCCTCTTCCAGCTTGTTCAGGTTGCGCTTGGCCTTGGCCGACACTTCGACGTCGAGAACGTCGCCGCCCATCTCCTCGACCACCAGCTCGTGCTGGAGCAGTTCCTGGCGGACACGCTCCGGCTTGGCGTCGGGAAGGTCGCACTTGTTGATGGCGACGATGATCGGAACCTTGGCCGCCTTGGCGTGGCGGATGGCCTCGATCGTCTGCGGCATGACGCCGTCGTTGGCGGCGACCACCAGCACGACCACGTCGGTGACGTTGGCGCCGCGGGCACGCATTTCGGTGAAGGCGGCGTGGCCCGGCGTGTCGATGAAGGTGATCTTCGCACCCGACTCCAGCTGCACCTGATAGGCGCCGATGTGCTGGGTGATGCCGCCGGCCTCGCCCGACACCACGTCGGTCTGGCGCAGCGCGTCGAGCAGCGAGGTCTTGCCGTGGTCGACGTGGCCCATGATGGTGACGACCGGCGGACGCGGCACCAGGATGGCGCCCTCTTCCTCGGTGGCACGCAGGCCGATCTCGACGTCGGATTCCGACACGCGGCGGACGCGGTGGCCGAACTCGGTGATGACCAGTTCGGCGGTGTCGGCGTCGATGGTCTGGTTGATGGTCGCCATCACGCCCATGCGCATCAGCGCCTTGATGACGTCGGCGCCACGCTCGGCCATGCGGTTGGCCAGCTCCTGGACGGTGATGACTTCCGGCAGCACGACGTCGCGGGTGACCTTCGCCGTCTCCTGGCGGCTCATCTGGCGCAGGCGTTCACGCTCGCGGGCACGGCGGACGGCGGCCAGCGACCGGGTGCGGTCGCCGCCATCGTCGCTGAGCGCCTGCGAGACGGTGAGCTTGGTGCCCTTGCGGCGGTCGGCGCCGGCGGGAGCCTTGGCGGCCGGACGGGCCGGAGCGGCCTTGGCCGGGGCGCCACCACGGCCACCCTTGCGGCGGTTGTCCTCCTCCTCCTCGACGGCGCGGGCCGGCGGGGCACCGGCGCCCGGCAGGGTGCGGCCGGGAGCGGCGTCGCCGGCCGGACGGGCGGAGGCACCGCCGGGGCGCTGGTCCCCGGCCGGACGGGCGCCGGCGGGGCGGGCACCGTCGCGGGGGGCAGCATCGCGGCCACCGTCACGGTTGCCATCACGGCGGGCCGCAGGTTCGGCGTCGCGGCGCTTGGCCTCCTCGGCTTCCTTGCGCTTGGCCTCTTCCTCCTTGCGGCGGCGTTCGGCCTCCTCGGCGATCTTGCGCTCCTCCTCCTGGATGGCGCGCATCTCGTCCAGCTCGCGCTGGCGCAAGGTCTCGGCATCCAGGATGATCGGCGGAATTTCCGGCTGGGCCGCAGTCGGCGCCTCGGCTGCTGCTGCGGCGGCGGGGACTGCTGCGGCGGTATCGGCAGGAGCGGCCGCCTCTTCGGCGGCGCGTTCGGCGGCCTCTGCGGCGCGGGCTTCGGCGCGGGCCGCTTCTTCCTCGGCCTCGATCCGGCGCTGCTCTTCGAACGCCGCGGCGCCACGAAGTGCACGCAGGCGCGATTCCAGCTCCTCACGGGTCAGCTGGCGCCCGGCAGGAGCACCGCCGCCGCGGGGCCGCTGGCCCGCCGCACCGCGGATGGGCAAGCCCTGGGCAGCCTGACGGGCGGCGGCGCCGCCGTCGGCAACGCCGGGCACGGCGCCCTTTTCAACATGACGCTTGCGCTTGACCTCGACGGTCACCGCTTTTGACCGGCCATGGGAGAAGCTCTGCCGGACCTGGGTCTCGACCGGCTTCTTCGACTCCAGCTTTCCTTTGCTGGCGCCGGTTAGGTGCAAGACTTTCTTCTGGTCCTGGTCGTTGCTGTCGGTCATCGGTTCCCGAATGGTCAGACGTTACATCGCAGGCCGGCCGGCCGTATCGCCGACTCCCAAGCCCTTATCAGATTCCTGGTGCGCGTCCCGGTCCCCAAGGGGACCTTTCAGGTCCAGGTTCCCAAGGGGACCTTTCAGCCCCCTCAGGCGTGCCGCATCGCGGGCCAGCCCTGCGGCCAGCCTGCCTCGCGCCACCACGGCGTGCACCGCGTGATCGCGTCCGAGCGCCGCGGCCAAGGCCGAGGACTGGAACAGATCGATCACCGGCAGCGACGGCGCGAGCGCCGTCACCTTGCCGCGTTGGTCCAGCGAGCCGTCCGCGGCTTCGACCAGCAGGGCCGGCGGGGGACCCGCACGGCCGACCTGGTTGGCCCTCAACGCCTCGCGCACCTTCTCGTACCCCGCCAGGACGTGGCCGGCACGGCGGGCAAGGCCCAACGCATGCAGACAACGGCGTTCCAGCAGCCGTTCCAGCCTTTCGGCCAGATCTGGCGGTAGCTTCACCGCCCGACGGGCCGCCTTGGCGAAAACGGATTTGCCCAAGGCCTTCGCCAGGGCATCCCGGTCGGCCGTGACCCAAAGGCCGC is a window encoding:
- the infB gene encoding translation initiation factor IF-2, whose amino-acid sequence is MTDSNDQDQKKVLHLTGASKGKLESKKPVETQVRQSFSHGRSKAVTVEVKRKRHVEKGAVPGVADGGAAARQAAQGLPIRGAAGQRPRGGGAPAGRQLTREELESRLRALRGAAAFEEQRRIEAEEEAARAEARAAEAAERAAEEAAAPADTAAAVPAAAAAAEAPTAAQPEIPPIILDAETLRQRELDEMRAIQEEERKIAEEAERRRKEEEAKRKEAEEAKRRDAEPAARRDGNRDGGRDAAPRDGARPAGARPAGDQRPGGASARPAGDAAPGRTLPGAGAPPARAVEEEEDNRRKGGRGGAPAKAAPARPAAKAPAGADRRKGTKLTVSQALSDDGGDRTRSLAAVRRARERERLRQMSRQETAKVTRDVVLPEVITVQELANRMAERGADVIKALMRMGVMATINQTIDADTAELVITEFGHRVRRVSESDVEIGLRATEEEGAILVPRPPVVTIMGHVDHGKTSLLDALRQTDVVSGEAGGITQHIGAYQVQLESGAKITFIDTPGHAAFTEMRARGANVTDVVVLVVAANDGVMPQTIEAIRHAKAAKVPIIVAINKCDLPDAKPERVRQELLQHELVVEEMGGDVLDVEVSAKAKRNLNKLEEAILLQAEILELRANPERAAEGVVIEAKLERGRGSVATVLVQRGTLKVGDVFVTGAEWGRVRALINDRGQTVNEAAPAVPVEVLGLNGTPMAGDDFTVVESEARAREIAEFRQRKKREAVVAASARGSLQDMFSRIQAGEAKELPVVIKGDVQGSIEAIASSLEKLTAENTEVKVRVLHNSVGAINESDITLANASNAMIIGFNVRANPQARDLAKRDGVEIRYYSIIYNVIDDVKAALTGLLSPTLRERFIGYATIREVFNITKVGKVAGCMVTQGTVKRGAGVRLLRDNVVIHEGTLKTLKRFKDEVKDVREGYECGMAFENYDNIQAGDQIEAFEIEEIAREL
- a CDS encoding RNA-binding protein → MTERNDERTPTAAADAVPDQELAPDDGAGTDRLPADDEKGPLRRCIASGTVGPKESMIRFVIGPDGEVVPDLEERLPGRGLWVTADRDALAKALGKSVFAKAARRAVKLPPDLAERLERLLERRCLHALGLARRAGHVLAGYEKVREALRANQVGRAGPPPALLVEAADGSLDQRGKVTALAPSLPVIDLFQSSALAAALGRDHAVHAVVARGRLAAGLARDAARLRGLKGPLGNLDLKGPLGDRDAHQESDKGLGVGDTAGRPAM